A window of Mucilaginibacter paludis DSM 18603 contains these coding sequences:
- the traJ gene encoding conjugative transposon protein TraJ, translating into MKTKIYLTAILAVTGIVFPLFSKADGLATDIQGLQGTLNGVYNDMLPMCSQLIGVGRAIAGFGALWFIGSRVWRQIASAEPIDFYPLMRPFALGLAILLFPTVIAIINGVMSPTVSATGGMVQNSDAAIAALLKAKEAAVEKTNTWQMYVGDNGDGDRDKWYKYTHPNDTAGNEEGIFESVENDVKFAMSKASYNFRNSVKQWMSEVLQVLYEAAALCINTIRTFYLIILAILGPIVFGLAVFDGFQHTLTVWLAKYINVFLWLPVANIFGAIIGKVQENMLKLDINQVQNAGDTFFSSTDTAYLIFLIIGIIGYFTVPSVANYIVNAGGGNGLLQKVNSMVSSTTQSVMSAGASGSSMVADAFGNQRTNTSASMADSSVSKPYFQDNSQGANSHQASKINPQKA; encoded by the coding sequence ATGAAAACGAAGATTTATTTAACCGCAATTCTTGCGGTAACGGGGATAGTTTTTCCTTTATTTTCCAAAGCAGATGGCCTCGCAACTGATATTCAGGGCTTGCAGGGAACGTTAAACGGCGTGTATAACGATATGTTGCCGATGTGCAGTCAACTGATCGGTGTGGGCCGGGCGATAGCCGGATTTGGTGCCTTATGGTTTATTGGCAGCCGGGTTTGGCGACAGATCGCCAGCGCCGAGCCGATTGATTTTTACCCGCTGATGCGGCCCTTCGCTTTAGGTTTAGCTATTCTGTTATTTCCTACGGTTATTGCCATCATCAACGGTGTTATGTCGCCCACCGTTAGCGCCACCGGCGGAATGGTGCAGAATTCGGATGCCGCCATTGCCGCCCTGTTGAAAGCAAAAGAAGCGGCAGTAGAAAAAACAAACACCTGGCAAATGTATGTTGGAGACAACGGCGACGGTGATCGGGATAAGTGGTATAAATACACTCATCCGAATGACACGGCAGGAAATGAAGAAGGCATATTCGAAAGTGTGGAGAATGACGTGAAATTTGCCATGTCTAAAGCGTCCTATAACTTTCGGAATTCGGTGAAACAATGGATGTCCGAAGTATTGCAGGTTTTATATGAGGCAGCAGCACTATGTATCAATACGATCCGAACGTTCTACCTCATCATCCTGGCCATATTGGGGCCTATCGTATTTGGCTTAGCGGTTTTCGATGGGTTTCAGCATACCTTGACGGTATGGCTGGCTAAATACATCAATGTATTTCTGTGGCTACCGGTAGCCAACATTTTCGGTGCCATTATCGGTAAGGTACAGGAAAACATGCTGAAACTGGATATTAACCAGGTTCAGAATGCGGGTGACACTTTCTTTAGTTCCACCGACACCGCTTACCTCATATTTTTAATTATCGGCATCATCGGTTATTTTACCGTGCCAAGCGTAGCCAATTACATTGTCAATGCTGGCGGCGGCAATGGCTTGCTTCAAAAGGTGAACAGCATGGTCAGCAGCACCACCCAATCAGTAATGAGCGCGGGCGCTTCCGGCAGCAGCATGGTAGCAGATGCTTTCGGCAATCAGCGAACCAATACCAGCGCAAGCATGGCAGACAGCTCCGTTTCCAAACCTTATTTTCAGGATAACAGTCAGGGCGCGAATAGTCACCAGGCATCCAAAATAAACCCGCAAAAAGCGTAG
- a CDS encoding DUF4262 domain-containing protein, translating into MDDKKKEDYFNKVYKNIKNKGYHTTAVLEEIDFTPFAYSTGIFKNFKIPELFISGLGPNLSGELIENYVSKFKFAEVPLHRKIQNLSDRFAVYFISLKNSDVEEYALTSVKFYENSNYEYLQLIFPDLNGKFPNEVGYNYDQKVLGNLK; encoded by the coding sequence ATGGACGATAAAAAGAAAGAAGATTATTTTAATAAGGTTTATAAGAATATCAAAAATAAAGGATATCATACAACAGCAGTACTTGAAGAAATTGATTTTACTCCTTTTGCATATTCAACCGGCATATTTAAAAATTTTAAAATACCAGAACTTTTTATATCAGGACTTGGGCCAAATTTATCTGGAGAATTAATTGAAAACTACGTAAGCAAATTTAAATTCGCCGAAGTGCCGTTGCATAGGAAGATTCAAAACTTGAGCGATAGGTTTGCTGTTTACTTTATTAGCTTGAAAAATTCGGACGTTGAGGAGTATGCTCTCACTTCGGTTAAATTTTACGAGAATAGCAATTATGAATATTTACAACTTATTTTTCCAGACCTAAATGGAAAATTTCCCAATGAAGTAGGCTATAACTACGACCAAAAAGTATTGGGAAATTTGAAATAA
- a CDS encoding LytTR family DNA-binding domain-containing protein, with translation MTLDKNEYQITQSLDEVHKLLSPTQFFRVTRQYLVNFTAIREAKHYFSRKLIVKLTIPTEEKILLGKEKVTAFLSWLENR, from the coding sequence ATGACTCTTGATAAAAATGAGTATCAGATAACACAATCCTTAGACGAAGTTCATAAATTATTATCGCCAACACAATTCTTCAGAGTGACCAGACAGTATTTGGTGAATTTTACAGCAATTAGAGAAGCGAAACATTATTTTTCGCGTAAGCTTATTGTCAAATTAACAATTCCAACTGAAGAAAAAATATTGTTAGGAAAAGAGAAAGTTACAGCATTTTTGAGCTGGTTAGAAAATAGATGA
- a CDS encoding EthD domain-containing protein, which yields MTMIKFTILLRRRPGTSHEDFVSYHKNNHAALFASLPEVKQYVRRYVQCHPLPVTLPGLPPREYDGITEIWFDNADSIGKVFGSKDYMKLIRPDEEKFLDMHGCSFLISTEHTVI from the coding sequence ATGACCATGATTAAATTCACTATCCTGCTACGCAGGCGTCCCGGAACCAGTCACGAAGACTTTGTTTCTTATCATAAGAATAATCACGCGGCTTTGTTTGCTTCGCTACCAGAGGTAAAGCAATATGTCCGCCGTTACGTACAATGTCATCCGCTGCCGGTAACGCTTCCGGGACTGCCACCCCGGGAATATGATGGGATCACAGAAATATGGTTTGATAATGCAGACTCCATCGGAAAAGTTTTTGGTTCGAAAGATTATATGAAATTGATCAGACCGGATGAAGAGAAATTCCTTGACATGCACGGCTGCAGCTTTTTAATATCTACCGAGCATACAGTTATATAA
- a CDS encoding cyclodeaminase/cyclohydrolase family protein — protein sequence MKYLLQLHKVIAVALMMLLFAGKISAQQKNKVLENSSALPTVWQLKLIDYLNLMDRPKPVITGGCVSLTEAALSANLLLMALQVSGGHATGSSKITIDSLIALAAEKRDSLSMLADTDNNIFQQFIEVGHLPHQSPAQQRFKDSSMHALLLKATNSPINSAKQVLSVFELFRPAEKVTAQVVFSDVKSAENLLNGCFQALVILAKDDIGQLPSRERAAFQMEVDHMTAKEKTIFAALNP from the coding sequence ATGAAATATTTATTACAGTTACATAAAGTAATAGCTGTTGCATTAATGATGCTGCTTTTTGCCGGAAAAATCAGCGCGCAACAAAAAAATAAAGTTCTGGAAAATTCGTCCGCTCTGCCAACTGTCTGGCAGCTTAAATTAATTGATTACCTTAATTTGATGGACCGGCCGAAACCAGTTATTACCGGTGGCTGTGTAAGCCTGACGGAAGCAGCTTTATCGGCCAATCTGCTCTTAATGGCGCTGCAAGTGTCCGGTGGTCATGCGACAGGGTCCTCCAAAATAACTATTGACTCGTTAATAGCGCTCGCTGCAGAAAAAAGGGATTCTCTTTCCATGCTTGCTGATACGGATAATAATATCTTTCAGCAGTTTATCGAAGTTGGACACCTTCCGCACCAGAGTCCGGCGCAACAGCGGTTTAAAGATTCCTCCATGCACGCGCTCCTTTTAAAAGCCACGAATTCACCAATTAATTCCGCAAAGCAGGTATTATCAGTTTTCGAGCTTTTCCGGCCTGCGGAAAAAGTTACTGCACAAGTTGTTTTTAGTGATGTCAAATCTGCTGAGAACTTACTTAATGGTTGCTTTCAGGCGCTGGTCATCCTGGCGAAGGACGATATCGGACAACTGCCTTCCAGGGAACGCGCAGCTTTCCAAATGGAAGTTGACCATATGACGGCTAAAGAAAAAACAATTTTCGCTGCCTTGAATCCATAA
- the traM gene encoding conjugative transposon protein TraM, translating to MNAVSNSGQLPQHTPEFLKERKFLVMMPLLIIPFLTMAFWALGGGKQSASAFENSNPQGLNATLPQAQFKDEKAQDKMGVYQTVKSDSASSASSGVSESFVRSMGLDAAKAGHADSATQRSTANLTGGPTVADVNEAKIQAKLAAINQQINQPEQPNYGGGGASAPQSAAEVKRLELMMKAMNDNGGGNDPEMKQLTQMLQQINDIQNPGNANSRSRSQSLKNHQRVYPVLAASDEDDDNSSGSQMQVQYAAYDGDGNSKKQAAGNGQVAGNTIQAVVHEDQTLVSGAVIKLRLLDGIYVNGRMIPKGSFVYGTCALNNERLEIKIGSIRYLNNILPVSLAVYDLDGMEGLYVPGSIGRDAAKNGVGDAVQSMQLMSMDQSVGAQAASAGVEAAKGLFNHKVKQIKVKVKAGYEVLLKDSNDRDN from the coding sequence ATGAATGCAGTATCAAACAGCGGCCAATTGCCGCAGCATACTCCTGAATTTTTGAAGGAGCGCAAATTTTTAGTCATGATGCCCCTGCTGATTATCCCATTTTTAACAATGGCATTTTGGGCATTAGGCGGCGGTAAACAATCGGCATCTGCCTTTGAAAATTCCAATCCGCAGGGATTAAATGCCACACTGCCGCAGGCGCAGTTCAAGGATGAAAAAGCCCAGGATAAAATGGGCGTTTACCAAACTGTTAAATCCGATTCGGCAAGTTCAGCCAGTAGCGGGGTTAGTGAAAGTTTCGTCAGATCAATGGGACTGGATGCCGCTAAAGCCGGGCATGCGGATTCCGCTACCCAGCGTTCCACCGCTAACCTTACTGGCGGCCCAACCGTGGCAGATGTAAACGAGGCGAAAATTCAGGCTAAACTTGCCGCTATCAATCAGCAGATTAACCAGCCCGAACAGCCAAACTACGGTGGCGGGGGCGCATCCGCGCCGCAATCTGCAGCAGAGGTAAAAAGGCTGGAATTGATGATGAAAGCGATGAATGATAACGGTGGCGGCAACGATCCTGAAATGAAGCAGCTAACCCAAATGTTGCAACAGATCAATGATATTCAAAATCCGGGTAATGCGAATAGCCGGTCTCGAAGCCAGTCTTTGAAGAACCATCAGCGGGTTTATCCTGTTTTGGCGGCCAGTGATGAGGACGACGATAACAGTTCCGGTAGTCAAATGCAGGTGCAGTATGCTGCCTATGATGGTGACGGCAACAGTAAAAAACAGGCCGCCGGAAATGGTCAGGTCGCAGGCAATACGATACAAGCCGTGGTACATGAAGACCAAACCCTGGTTAGCGGCGCGGTCATTAAATTAAGGCTATTGGATGGCATTTATGTCAATGGCCGGATGATCCCTAAAGGGAGTTTTGTATATGGTACCTGTGCTTTGAATAATGAACGCCTGGAAATCAAAATTGGCAGTATTCGCTATCTCAATAATATCCTGCCGGTTTCTCTTGCTGTTTATGACCTCGACGGAATGGAAGGCTTATATGTTCCGGGCTCCATCGGCAGGGATGCTGCAAAAAACGGGGTTGGCGATGCCGTTCAATCCATGCAGCTCATGTCGATGGATCAGTCTGTTGGAGCACAGGCCGCCAGTGCAGGCGTTGAAGCAGCCAAAGGACTTTTTAATCATAAGGTAAAACAGATCAAAGTCAAGGTTAAAGCGGGTTACGAAGTGCTGCTTAAAGACAGTAATGACAGGGACAATTAA
- a CDS encoding Crp/Fnr family transcriptional regulator, with amino-acid sequence MEKLKAVINTISPMSREDLDLLMPGIAVSVKKKGNLLEQGDVCKNICFVTKGFFRMFYVDLEGNEINNRFTGADNFIVDFQSFLTQIPSRYYWQAMQDSEVLTFSFQDVQKLYEISPAWGKFGRLVAERVYLQLNERVEMFQFMSPQQRYEHLLSTRPELFNQISQFHMSSYLGVKPESLSRLRKRLHYK; translated from the coding sequence ATGGAAAAACTTAAAGCCGTTATCAATACGATCTCACCCATGTCACGGGAAGATCTTGACCTTTTAATGCCGGGAATTGCGGTATCGGTAAAAAAGAAGGGCAATCTATTGGAACAAGGTGACGTTTGTAAAAATATTTGTTTTGTTACCAAAGGATTCTTCCGCATGTTTTATGTTGATCTGGAAGGCAACGAAATCAATAACCGGTTCACAGGAGCTGATAACTTTATCGTTGATTTTCAGAGTTTTCTTACCCAGATACCTTCGCGTTATTACTGGCAGGCGATGCAAGACTCAGAAGTGCTGACATTTTCTTTCCAGGACGTGCAAAAGCTTTATGAAATTTCACCAGCATGGGGCAAGTTCGGCCGCCTTGTGGCAGAGCGGGTTTATTTGCAGTTGAACGAACGTGTAGAAATGTTCCAATTTATGTCGCCACAGCAACGTTACGAGCATCTTTTATCGACCCGCCCGGAACTGTTTAATCAAATATCGCAATTTCACATGTCATCTTACCTGGGTGTAAAGCCGGAATCATTAAGCAGGCTGCGCAAGCGGCTCCATTATAAATAA
- the traK gene encoding conjugative transposon protein TraK — translation MFSQLKNIDTAFKHIKLFSYLLIAACTLISCFALFKSYQAANIAGNHIYILANGKALEAFAADRKDNIPVEARDHIRMFHHYFFTLDPDEKVIDANIGKALYLADESAKNQYNDLKEKSYYNNLISGNISQQVTVDSIWLDINQYPYYFKCFATQKLIRSTSTANRSLITQGYLRNVARSDNNPHGFLILHWETLANRDTTIQH, via the coding sequence ATGTTTTCACAACTCAAAAATATAGACACAGCCTTTAAGCATATCAAGCTGTTTAGCTACCTGCTCATCGCAGCATGTACGCTTATTTCCTGCTTCGCACTTTTTAAAAGTTATCAGGCGGCAAATATCGCAGGCAACCATATTTACATATTGGCAAACGGTAAAGCACTGGAAGCATTTGCTGCAGACCGGAAAGATAATATCCCTGTGGAAGCAAGGGATCATATCCGGATGTTCCATCATTATTTTTTCACGCTTGACCCTGATGAAAAGGTAATTGATGCCAATATCGGCAAAGCTTTATACCTGGCTGATGAAAGCGCCAAAAATCAATACAACGATCTAAAAGAAAAGAGTTACTACAATAATCTGATCTCCGGCAATATCAGTCAGCAGGTTACCGTGGATAGTATCTGGCTGGACATCAACCAATATCCCTACTACTTTAAATGTTTTGCTACGCAAAAACTCATTCGTTCCACTTCCACCGCGAACCGAAGCCTGATCACTCAGGGGTATTTGCGCAATGTAGCCAGGTCGGACAATAACCCCCATGGTTTTTTGATCCTTCACTGGGAAACCTTAGCGAACAGGGACACCACTATTCAACATTAA
- a CDS encoding DUF932 domain-containing protein, which yields MAHQINFNQKTGKNSFMSVKEKAWQGLGQIIDRYPTSSEAIQHAGLDYIVEKRPLFTYDTANHLGEGSDDMMIPEIEVPNFFATVRADTEQVLGVVGNDYEVVQNRDAFSFFDAIVGGGDGVLYETAGALGNGERVFITAKLPDYIRVGVKDWIEQYLFLTTSHDGLGSITAAFTPIRIVCNNTLNAAMQNHSGAIKIRHTSSATERLKQAHTLMGITSLLSGEMEGLFNHWAKVRITDAEVKKLIQIAMAPNKEVLQNLAEGKTEMLSTHYTNIVDNVYEYALGSQTQQMETTAGTVFGAYNSVTGYFQNVRSFKSDEVKFKSIMDGTAKLRAQTAFNLCRDFANQGGEALI from the coding sequence ATGGCACATCAAATAAATTTCAATCAGAAAACAGGAAAAAACAGCTTTATGAGCGTAAAGGAAAAAGCCTGGCAAGGCTTAGGGCAGATTATTGATCGTTATCCGACCAGCAGCGAAGCTATACAACACGCAGGTTTGGATTATATTGTAGAAAAACGCCCTTTATTTACCTATGATACCGCTAACCATTTAGGCGAGGGAAGCGACGATATGATGATCCCTGAAATAGAAGTACCTAATTTCTTTGCTACCGTTCGCGCAGATACCGAGCAGGTTTTGGGCGTAGTGGGCAATGACTATGAAGTGGTACAAAACAGGGATGCATTTTCTTTTTTTGATGCTATAGTTGGCGGTGGCGATGGTGTTTTATACGAAACAGCTGGGGCGTTAGGAAACGGTGAAAGGGTATTTATTACGGCAAAGTTACCCGATTATATACGGGTGGGTGTTAAAGACTGGATAGAGCAGTACTTGTTTTTAACTACTTCGCACGATGGGTTAGGAAGCATAACAGCAGCTTTTACGCCAATTAGAATAGTTTGCAACAACACGCTTAACGCTGCCATGCAAAACCATTCAGGGGCGATTAAAATACGCCACACGTCATCCGCTACCGAAAGGCTGAAACAGGCGCATACATTAATGGGTATCACCAGTTTATTATCGGGTGAAATGGAAGGCTTATTTAACCATTGGGCCAAAGTGCGCATTACTGATGCAGAGGTTAAAAAATTGATACAGATCGCAATGGCACCAAATAAAGAAGTGTTACAGAATTTAGCGGAAGGCAAAACGGAAATGCTATCCACTCACTACACCAACATTGTAGATAATGTGTATGAATATGCTTTGGGAAGCCAAACCCAGCAAATGGAAACAACCGCAGGAACTGTATTTGGCGCATACAATAGTGTAACAGGCTATTTTCAAAATGTACGCAGTTTCAAAAGCGACGAAGTAAAATTTAAATCTATAATGGATGGCACAGCAAAACTAAGAGCGCAAACAGCGTTCAATCTTTGCCGTGATTTTGCCAACCAGGGTGGCGAAGCACTGATTTAA
- a CDS encoding DUF4138 domain-containing protein, whose amino-acid sequence MKKLIIILMLAVMGTVSFAQDTAYISRDKTTALFFKSAVRIIGNVPSDFNVVQKENGLITLKAEKADFTPVKINVQDVSTTKVYHIPVQYSYGRAGRSIEIGEKAPVVTGVVKAPETNDALIGDQLAAGKRSDVVDHEKTGGIKAWVSKISLAGNKVFFRLDVRNKSNLPYDVDFIRFYIRDLKTVARMATHEQEIVPVYASLHKKTTLVRKQEMAKVFAFHRFSLAEDQALNVEIYERHGNRHLYLQIRQKDLDNLQTLPVPVARETILAMDH is encoded by the coding sequence ATGAAAAAGTTAATCATCATTTTAATGCTTGCCGTAATGGGAACAGTTTCCTTTGCGCAAGATACCGCCTACATCAGCCGCGATAAAACAACTGCCTTGTTTTTTAAATCAGCCGTCAGGATCATTGGTAACGTACCATCTGATTTTAACGTGGTACAAAAGGAGAATGGCCTGATCACTTTAAAGGCAGAGAAAGCGGACTTTACACCAGTCAAAATAAATGTGCAGGATGTTAGTACAACTAAAGTCTATCATATACCCGTTCAATACTCTTATGGTCGGGCCGGAAGAAGCATCGAGATCGGTGAAAAAGCACCCGTGGTAACCGGGGTGGTAAAAGCGCCCGAAACTAATGATGCGTTGATTGGCGACCAGCTTGCCGCTGGAAAACGCTCGGACGTGGTTGACCACGAAAAGACCGGCGGTATTAAAGCTTGGGTAAGTAAAATATCGCTTGCCGGAAATAAGGTATTCTTCAGGCTGGATGTCCGTAATAAATCAAATCTGCCTTATGATGTTGACTTTATCCGCTTTTATATCAGGGATTTAAAGACAGTGGCAAGAATGGCCACCCATGAACAGGAGATCGTACCTGTTTACGCCTCATTGCATAAAAAAACCACCCTTGTACGAAAACAGGAGATGGCTAAAGTATTCGCATTTCATCGTTTTTCGCTTGCAGAAGATCAGGCTTTGAATGTAGAAATATACGAACGCCACGGGAACAGGCATTTGTATCTTCAGATCAGACAAAAAGACCTTGATAACCTCCAAACGCTCCCGGTTCCGGTGGCAAGGGAAACCATACTGGCAATGGATCATTGA
- a CDS encoding DinB family protein, with the protein MINVRFECEILRASRTRLAQLIEKSTYEILFKIPDGFNNNIIWQIGHCITSQQRHIYMRSGLPMYISKEFEDSFKIGSSPDSWKITPDVNEVKHLLIDTVNHLESDLESGLFVNYEPFDLPIGFQVKNHVQALQAANYHEAEHSGQIFTYLKLLVKE; encoded by the coding sequence ATGATTAATGTACGTTTCGAATGTGAAATTTTAAGGGCTAGCAGGACTAGGCTAGCGCAATTGATTGAAAAAAGCACTTACGAAATATTATTTAAAATTCCAGACGGTTTTAACAATAATATAATTTGGCAAATTGGTCATTGTATCACTTCTCAACAAAGGCATATTTATATGCGTAGCGGATTACCAATGTACATATCTAAAGAATTCGAGGATTCCTTCAAAATTGGATCGTCTCCAGATTCTTGGAAAATTACTCCAGATGTTAATGAGGTGAAACATTTATTGATTGATACAGTGAACCACCTTGAATCAGATCTGGAATCCGGATTATTTGTTAATTATGAGCCCTTTGATTTACCCATCGGATTTCAAGTAAAAAACCATGTCCAAGCACTACAAGCCGCTAATTATCACGAAGCGGAGCATAGTGGGCAGATTTTTACGTATTTGAAGCTGCTAGTCAAAGAATGA